In Silene latifolia isolate original U9 population chromosome X, ASM4854445v1, whole genome shotgun sequence, the following proteins share a genomic window:
- the LOC141623632 gene encoding 65-kDa microtubule-associated protein 3-like, with the protein MGSTPNELLLQAETTCGSLLYELQKIWDEVGENETSRDKMLLELEQECLQVYRRKVDQANRSRAQLRQAIADSEAELAAICSAMGELPVHIRQTEPNARSLNDELSTILPELEEMRKRKADRKNQFMDIIGQVQKVSTEIFGSAGQNSIPTAVDENDLSLRRFEELQRQLQSLQKEKSDRLKQVMEHLSVLSSLCSVLGLDFNETVRDLHPSLADNSGETLSISTETLKLMESAITRLREHKLQRMQRLQDLATMLVELWSLMDTPIEEQQTFQNVTCKIAALEDEITDPDMLSSDFIKHVETEVFRLEELKSSKMKELVLKKRAELEELCRKTHLLPEGDGELQSLVAAIETGALDPGPVLEQIEMEVAKVKEEAYSRKEILEKVEKWLSAREEEEWLEEYNMDENRYNAGRGAHLILKRAEKARTLANKLPGMVEALATKALNWENERGELFMYDGSHLLTMLEDYMIVRQEKEQEKKRQREQKKLQGQLITEQEAIFGSKPSPLKGGKKASRLSMGGVNNRRLSVGGGNVMQTPRPVSSQSSRATPNSRPVKKDDNPGTKTTARRALDVANLPTRNYTFNGRESEPASVRRPFSPVSSTTSSRANGDFYDDQNILKNEPNHKTSFKIETSQKPVTASNTVPTTPLKLIHTLDEENRTPNVNSNPVPSTPFTVSAPMQTTMTPAALSVYGGSSVEERTDEIEYSFEERRAGFVLPSTHPKRAILV; encoded by the exons ATGGGAAGCACACCGAATGAGCTGCTTCTACAAGCCGAAACAACCTGTGGGTCTCTTTTATATGAACTTCAG AAAATATGGGATGAGGTGGGCGAGAATGAAACATCGCGGGATAAAATGTTGCTTGAGCTTGAACAGGAGTGTCTCCAAGTTTACAGGAGAAAAGTTGATCAGGCAAACCGTTCAAGGGCTCAGCTACGTCAGGCTATTGCTGATTCTGAGGCCGAACTTGCAGCCATTTGTTCTGCTATGGGAGAGCTACCAGTACATATTAGACAG ACTGAACCAAATGCCAGAAGTTTAAATGACGAGCTCAGTACCATTCTTCCAGAGCTAGAAGAGATGCGGAAAAGAAAAGCAGACAGGAAAAATCAGTTCATGGACATAATTGGACAAGTTCAGAAGGTATCAACAGAAATTTTTGGATCAGCCGGACAAAATAGCATACCCACAGCTGTGGATGAAAATGACTTGTCTCTCAGAAGGTTTGAAGAATTGCAAAGACAGCTTCAGTCCTTGCAAAAGGAAAAG AGTGACCGCTTGAAGCAGGTAATGGAGCACTTAAGTGTTTTAAGCTCATTGTGCTCTGTCCTTGGGTTGGATTTCAATGAAACGGTCAGAGACCTTCATCCTAGCTTAGCTGACAACAGTGGTGAAACATTAAGCATAAGTACCGAAACACTTAAGCTGATGGAATCTGCCATAACTCGATTGCGAGAGCATAAACTTCAAAGGATGCAGCGG CTCCAAGATCTTGCGACAATGCTGGTGGAGCTATGGAGTCTCATGGATACACCTATTGAGGAgcaacaaacatttcaaaatgtCACGTGCAAAATTGCTGCATTAGAAGATGAGATTACTGACCCAGACATGCTCTCTTCCGATTTCATAAAACAT GTTGAGACAGAAGTCTTTAGGTTGGAAGAGTTGAAATCTAGCAAGATGAAAGAATTAGTCCTGAAGAAGAGGGCAGAACTAGAGGAACTTTGTCGGAAGACACATTTACTTCCTGAAGGAGATGGTGAACTACAAAGTCTTGTGGCAGCAATTGAAACTG GAGCTTTGGACCCTGGACCTGTTCTTGAGCAAATTGAAATGGAAGTTGCCAAGGTTAAAGAGGAAGCATATAGCCGGAAAGAAATACTGGAAAAAGTTGAGAAGTGGTTATCGGCTCGTGAGGAGGAGGAGTGGCTAGAAGAATATAACATG GATGAAAACAGGTACAATGCTGGCAGAGGGGCACATCTAATCCTCAAACGTGCCGAAAAAGCTCGAACATTAGCTAACAAGCTTCCTG GAATGGTGGAGGCACTAGCTACAAAAGCTCTTAACTGGGAGAATGAAAGAGGGGAGCTATTTATGTATGATGGG TCTCATTTACTTACGATGCTCGAGGATTACATGATAGTAAGGCAAGAGAAGGAGCAGGAAAAGAAAAGGCAGCGG GAACAGAAGAAGCTTCAAGGGCAGTTAATTACTGAGCAAGAGGCAATTtttggctcaaagccaagcccaCTAAAGGGTGGCAAGAAAGCTTCTAGATTGTCTATGGGAGGAGTAAACAATAGAAGGCTCTCTGTTGGTGGAGGTAATGTGATGCAAACTCCAAGGCCGGTTTCATCTCAGTCTTCAAGAGCAACTCCAAATTCACGTCCTGTGAAGAAGGATGACAACCCTGGAACCAAAACAACTG CAAGGAGGGCATTGGATGTCGCCAATCTCCCAACAAGAAACTACACATTCAATGGTCGTGAATCCGAGCCTGCTTCTGTACGAAGACCTTTCTCACCTGTTTCCTCCACAACATCATCAAGAGCAAATGGAGACTTCTATGACGATCAGAACATATTAAAAAACGAGCCAAATCATAAAACCTCCTTCAAAATTGAAACCTCACAGAAACCAGTCACTGCGAGTAATACGGTTCCTACAACTCCCCTGAAGTTGATCCATACTTTGGATGAAGAAAACCGGACTCCAAATGTTAATTCGAACCCTGTGCCCTCGACTCCTTTTACAGTCTCAGCTCCTATGCAAACAACAATGACACCGGCTGCTCTATCGGTCTATGGAGGTAGTTCGGTGGAAGAAAGGACCGACGAGATTGAATACTCGTTCGAGGAAAGGAGAGCTGGCTTTGTGCTACCCAGTACTCATCCGAAGAGAGCTATACTAGTATGA
- the LOC141623633 gene encoding uncharacterized protein LOC141623633, translating into MEKIFLAVGCPAEFQARIAVYYLKEDTGIWGQTIKEDFMKPVRRRNAEGVSILYEKDWDDLKEMLEYEYFPDHVKSKKLANLGDLKQIDDMSVKDFYTKFVELGRFAKELVPTERTKAARFEDKLSWKIKGRFAGETFTTLKEIYARVVNIERSNQKMEAEMGIVAVGNNKRKELQGSQSDTPAKRGNFSHNNNSNLRNKS; encoded by the coding sequence atggagaaaatTTTCTTGGCTGTAGGGTGTCCCGCGGAGTTTCAGGCTAGAATAGCCGTATATTACCTTAAGGAAGATACTGGCATTTGGGGGCAAACAATTAAAGAGGACTTTATGAAACCCGTTAGAAGGAGAAATGCCGAGGGAGTATCCATACTTTATGAAAAAGATTGGGATGACCTTAAGGAGATGCTTGAGTATGAGTACTTTCCCGATCATGTTAAAAGTAAAAAACTTGCTAATTTGGGTGATTTGAAGCAAATTGATGATATGTCTGTGAAGGACTTTTATACTAAATTTGTGGAACTGGGTCGCTTTGCTAAGGAGTTGGTGCCTACGGAGCGTACTAAAGCAGCTAGATTTGAGGATAAGCTAAGTTGGAAGATTAAGGGTAGGTTTGCTGGTGAAACTTTTACTACTTTGAAAGAAATTTATGCAAGAGTTGTTAATATTGAGAGAAGCAATCAGAAAATGGAAGCTGAAATGGGAATTGTAGCTGTAGGTAATAATAAAAGGAAGGAGTTGCAGGGGAGTCAATCCGACACCCCAGCTAAGAGAGGTAACTTCAGtcacaataataatagtaatttacGTAATAAATCGTGA